From Pagrus major chromosome 2, Pma_NU_1.0, one genomic window encodes:
- the LOC141017827 gene encoding coagulation factor IX, which produces MLSSTALTLCTLLSFSALLQCTVFLDQPSAGQILRSSSRRRRANSLFLEEMLPGDLERECYEESCSQEEAAEIFQTKEKTLEFWFKYTNLNPCRTNPCLNGGMCMMDRGHFLCLCPPQYHGDTCDSVVLECRYRNGGCMQYCRDLPGGAGVQCGCADGFKLEPDGQGCSQTVLFPCGRQQMELLSYGRSLWNHSELLNISTDSWETSVNFTETEDELMTVNATTEHRETNETELRGEEGGGEEGVKTRIVGGDLVKQGGSPWQVLVHRPDGFGFCGGTLVSDRWVVSAAHCMESTADHVTIGDFDKRRPDPGEQLIKVQKVFVHPHFHAFTYDSDIALIYLDRPIARGPTAAPACLPDHHLSKYLLQEGNRGVVTGWGLTRFLGRSSRFLRKVTLPVVSYSDCTASTEQVITDNMFCAGYLDVSKDACRGDSGGPMVVNYRGTWFLTGVVSWGEKCATKGKYGVYTRLGNFLNWIRDTMERGDVNGTRS; this is translated from the exons atgctgTCATCCACAGCTCTGACACTCTGCACTCTGCTCAGCTTCTCTGCACTCCTCCAGTGTACAG TGTTCCTGGATCAGCcatcagcaggtcagatcctCCGCTCCTCCTCCAGGAGGCGCCGAGCCAACTCCCTGTTCCTGGAGGAGATGTTACCTGGAGACCTGGAGAGGGAGTGTTACGAGGAGAGCTGCTCACAGGAGGAAGCCGCCGAGATCTTCCAGACCAAAGAAAAGACG TTGGAGTTCTGGTTCAAATACACGA ATCTGAACCCTTGTCGGACCAACCCCTGTCTGAATGGAGGGATGTGCATGATGGACCGAGGAcacttcctgtgtctctgtcctcctcaGTACCACGGCGACACCTGTGACTCAG tgGTTTTGGAGTGTCGCTATAGAAACGGTGGCTGTATGCAGTACTGCAGAGACCTGCCGGGTGGAGCTGGAGTTCAGTGTGGCTGCGCTGATGGATTCAAACTGGAGCCGGATGGACAGGGCTGCTCCCAGACTG TGTTGTTCCCCTGCGGTCGCCAGCAGATGGAGCTGTTGTCCTACGGTCGTTCTCTGTGGAATCACTCTGagctgctaaacatcagcactgacagctgGGAGACAAGTGTCAACTTTACAGAGACTGAGGACGAACTGATGACGGTTAACGCAACGACTGAACACAGGGAAACCAATGAGACAGAgctgaggggggaggaggggggaggagaggagggggtgaaAACTCGTATTGTCGGGGGAGACCTGGTGAAACAAGGAGGGAGTCCCTGGCAG gtccTGGTCCACAGGCCTGATGGTTTCGGTTTCTGTGGAGGGACTCTGGTCTCTGACCGCTGGGTcgtctctgctgctcactgcatGGAGTCGACAGCAGACCACGTTACCATAG gagatTTTGATAAGCGGCGTCCTGATCCAGGTGAGCAGCTCATAAAGGTTCAGAAGGTCTTTGTTCACCCTCACTTTCACGCGTTCACTTACGACAGTGACATCGCTCTGATATACCTCGACCGGCCCATCGCCAGGGGCCCGACCGCAGCCCCCGCCTGCCTCCCCGACCACCACCTTTCCAAATACCTGCTGCAG gaagGTAACAGAGGTGTGGTGACAGGCTGGGGTCTCACTCGCTTCCTGGGCAGGTCGTCTCGTTTCCTCAGGAAGGTGACACTGCCGGTGGTCAGCTACAGTGACTGCACCGCCTCCACTGAACAG GTGATCACAGACAACATGTTTTGTGCAGGTTACCTGGACGTCAGTAAGGACGCCTGCAGGGGGGACAGTGGAGGACCAATGGTGGTGAATTACAGAGGGACCTGGTTTCTGACAGGAGTTGTCAGCTGGGGGGAGAAATGTGCCACCAAGGGGAAGTATGGAGTTTACACCCGACTGGGGAACTTCCTGAACTGGATCAGAGACACCATGGAGAGGGGGGACGTCAACGGTACCAGGAGCTGA